The Lonchura striata isolate bLonStr1 chromosome 6, bLonStr1.mat, whole genome shotgun sequence nucleotide sequence ccccacCACCCCTACCCAGCCCATtgaccccaaaaaccaacccCAGCAATCAATGGCCAGCCCCTCATGTCTCAAAACCCAGCCTCCAGCCCCAGGCTCGACCCCGATgaagcagccccagccccagcccctcactccccagagcagcccccagCCGATCTcgccagctcccagcagccctTTGGCAGCCCCTTGTCCCCGGAGTTCCCTCACCCTGCGGCTGGTGACAGCTCCAATCCAGGGTGAGATGATGGTGTGGTAGGTTTTTGCcagtttctgcagctcctggttGCGGGCGGCGCTGTGCACCGAGACCAGCTGGCCCCGGTACACGTCCTGGCAGTAGCGCTGCGGGACGGGCACGGGCTGGCTCCGGGCActcacctgtgcccaggggcacctccCGGCAGTGCTGCCATGGCACGGGCACGGCCTGGCACCCCCTgtgccccatgtcccctcacCTGGGCGCCCGAGTAGGTGCGCAGCTTCTTCACCACCACGTAGTGCAGCTGGGCGGTCTCACCAGCGGGGAGCCCCCGGAGCTggcagggggctgcagggcacagcagggggAGGGTTGGTACCGGGGGTCCCTCCGCCACCCAGCGCCAGCATCAACGCTGTGGGCATGGCAGGGACtgagggtgtccccagggtgtccctgggAGTGAGCAGGGGTGTGGGGGTCACTCAGTGGGGCAGGGGGACACTCACCAGGGTGGCTTGCAGAGACAGTGCCCATCAGGGCGAGAGcgagcagcaggcagggccacATGGTAGCAGGACATGCAggaacactggggacaccaCCAGCACCCTCTGGAGATGCCACAGCCCTGTCATTCTTGGCCACCCCCCACCATGGTCCAGAGCCCCTCTGCCACCCTTGGTAAcaatctcttctctctgtggccCTTCTGCTATAccccatgtccccactgtccTTCTGCCACCCCAGTTCCACCTTGTGTCTCTCACCTCATCCTGCCCCTCTGTGCCGCATATCCCCCCTGTCCTTCCACCTTCCCCTGTGCCACTCCCACATACTCCTGGCATCCCAGagacccccgtgtcccccaacACCCTTGTCCCAGCCTCAGGGATGCCCACCCCTGGTCCCCACCCCAAcagccaggggctgagcccactCTGAAgtccccctccatgtccctgtccccatccctgctcctcacctGGGGTCTGGGGGAGCTCTGCCCCTTGTCCCCCTTTATAGGGGGAACAGGGCCACATGTCACCACCACAGCCTTGCgccacccagcctggccctggggacaccatggggacactgggagggggGGAGGGAGTCCTTGCCCACAGTGGGACAGACATGGCCCCCAGGGAGGGGGGGCTGCAGGTTGGGGGGTGCCCAAGGCAGcgggtgggtgctggggggtGGAGGAATGGGGGCTGCTCCAGTTTGAGGGGTGCAAGATGGGTGTATGGGGTACAGCATGTGCtgggggggtgctgggggtgcagAGGGGACGTTGGGGTGCTGATACCATCTACTGCTGGCCATGCTTGCCCAAGGGCTGTTTCCTTTCTAACGGCTGTGGCCCCCTGGGTCTGGCCTGGCCGTTTGCCCACACACCCCCTTGAACTCCCCTTAAATCTCCCATTcccctgcagcacccccagcccacaGCTGAGCACCCACAGCCCCCCCCCAGGGACTCTGCACCCCAATCCTCATCTCCATGCCCTGTGCACCCCAACACCTCCAGCCCCTGTACTGACACC carries:
- the LOC110485057 gene encoding uncharacterized protein LOC110485057, encoding MGYSRRATERRDCYQGWQRGSGPWWGVAKNDRAVASPEGAGGVPSVPACPATMWPCLLLALALMGTVSASHPGGARPCPCHGSTAGRCPWAQVSARSQPVPVPQRYCQDVYRGQLVSVHSAARNQELQKLAKTYHTIISPWIGAVTSRRAGQCESYWEDSSPWNYANWAPTHPYGIVTTCTTLSIRDGLWRSRFCFQLRPFICQY